In the Diadema setosum chromosome 11, eeDiaSeto1, whole genome shotgun sequence genome, AGGGACCAGCATGAATGCCGTCGTTGGTCAAACTGATATTTAGCGTGACCTTTCTTCTCACACATATTTTAGAGGAATAGTTTAGGCTCAACGTAGTCCTTACGTGAGTTAAACCAAAcctttgtgcgtgtgtgtgtgattgtgtgtctgtgtgtgtgtaaagtgcTTTTGTTTATCGTGTCCAAATCAaacaattttgttaatttgcACAGTAATACGATACattagaataaaatgaaaaaaaaaatgaatgacgtCATTGGGGTAAagagtgtgtgtgaatgtgtgtgcgtgtttgtgtttgttttttttgtttgtgtgcgtgtttgtgtgtgtgcgtgtttgtgtgtgtgtgtgtgtgtgtgtgtgtatgtgtatgtgtatgtgtccaTACGAGCATAATGTATATCACTTTATATAATTGTGATGCAGGTGGATGATGAagtgactctctctctctatacccccccccccccttttctctctctctctctctctctctctgtgctcATGATAGACAATTGCCTATTGGTTGAGGAACCAAAAGGATCCCGTCCAGGGGATCTGGGAGCTCGTCCACGCCATCTCCGAGGCGGAGCTGATCATTGAAATCCCTGTGGGCGGCTTTGTGTGGGGCTACCCCGACAAGTACCTTGAGCTCGCCCAGGATATCCTCGGCGAGGAGAGGGTGCCATCCACAAATTTCGGTGTCCTGATGACTGTAAGTCTGCTGTTCTCACCAGTGCTCCATGCCAGAAAGTCAGTATTATGACCATGAGTCTCATTCATGAGGTCCATGGTTCGAGTCTGCTCTCAGACACAGTGGTGCCCTtcgaaagtttttttttttttttttttttttttttttttaatgctcatTGTCCCGTCCAAGGGCctcttggttgttgtttttttatgtatgtgCGTTTATATAGAGACCGCGTATAATCAAATGtccagacaaaaacaaaaaaggagaagaagaagaaattttgACAGTCGGCATTTTGCGTTCAAGACGTGTCAACACTTTTTAAGAGTTTCTTTCATTAATGGTTTGCCTTactttatgcataatgatgcaaaaACCCTGCGTTGACGGTTGAGTCACACTGTCGGCTGTATTTGTATACAGTTCCTTCCCAACCATGGCTCGTGTCTCTGTTGACTTAGATTTTAAACTATGTGGAATGGTTTTTGTAATGCAGAACCATTATCAATTAGTTTCCAGCTTTATGAGTGATTTGCCATATTTTTCATCTATTCTTGTGTTCATTGACATCAGGTCGCAGGCGAAGTGCAGGTCCATTTCAATGCCAGATTTACGAACTTTATGATCCACTAGCAGAAAAGTGGTTCCACCATCCTCCtcggtgcacgtcacgagttcgacacccatgaatcatacagcccacgagttctactttccatgagtcatacaggcCACGAAATATACAGCCCACGAGGCATAGagccattagttcgacactaagcaaataaTTCCCCTGAGGCCGACattaggcaaacaaggcccacgagaaaGACACATTAAGGCCCGtgatgtaatgtcgaactcgcgGGTCGattttactcagtgtcgaactcgtgggctttttttttttttcatattgtgggccttgtttgcctggtgttgaactcgtgggccttatttgtctagtgtcgaactcatggactgtatgactggtggactgtatgactcatggaccttttttttcagtgtccAACTTGAGGGccctatgactcgtgggtgacGGTCTCGTCGGATGACCCCTCCTCCTCATCACTATCTGTGCATAACATAAAGTTGGTGATTTTCAGaccttgattttgtttttctctgtgCAGTACAACAATTCAGACGATGGAATTTGGACGGTATACACGGGAGAAGATAACATTATGGACCTGAACAGAATGGATATGTGGAACAGAGAGAAACTTCTGCCTTACTGGACTACAGACATTGCCAACGCCCTCAATGGCACTGGTGAGAGATATAAAGCGACCAGTTGGGTGATCTTGCGCATGAGTGCAAGTATGGCCGAAAGGCGTAATGATATTAGTTCAGAAATGTTCAATCTTTTACTTCCTTTCATTTGATTATAGTTGTATGAGATTGTTCTCCATAGGCCGGGTATTCTTGCAAGAATGTTGCCTTGTGTGATTTTACACTGATGTCCTAGTATTTTGTTTCCCTTGGAACGAATATTGTTTGTCCCATGCTTTAAATAATTCATAAGCCGAttgcatgccaaacctattacACTCAGACTGTGAGCTTTGCGTATATTATGTGGTGCATAGTTGATACTCTGATGGCATTTTAAGATTTAATTTCTGAAATAACGATAAAGAGGGTACGATAGTGATATTACTTTGGACAGCTTTAGCGTGATTTTTTATGACGGCAAAGTGCAACGTTCAACGATCACGTTTTTTTCCAATATGAAGCTTTTCGTCATTGAAAAATCAAAACGCCATCCTTGTAATACACATTGAAAAGTTCAGAGAGGAAAAACGACATGAGGCGAGCTTACTTCATACCATCTGGAAAGAGAATGACagaatgaatttcaaaatggtctTGACCCGGTATCTGGAAATCGATGTATATACGTTTTTGTCTGTTGAAGAAAAGACGAAATTTCATAGAATAGAGGAATCAATTATGTAGAACAAATTTTCATGTAGGTTTTGTCAACATTAATGTCGTAATAAAAACGAAGCAAAGATGTAGGCACGGTAGGCTTACATTCTTCCAGAAAAATCGCACACAGAAAAAGAATACAGGCCATCCAAAGATTAAAAAGGATTTTTGACATGTTTCCGTGCCTATACCTTTTCACTACTCAGATGGTACTATCATGCATCCATACGTCGAAAAGACTGAGGAAGTTTATGTCTTTTCTACATACGTCTGCAGGTAATGACGTTTCGCAGAACATTACTCCGCCCCTTGTCGTGTTCAGCTGTGTTTGTGCTTACAGAAGCAACGTCTTTAGATTGTTAATAGAGTGCTCCTTGAAGGTAAACTTGGCAACTGCGCCAAGATTCCAAAATGGCAAGAGCACAAGTATatgtattgtgttttgttttagatGCATGGAGTCATAATGAGCAGAGCAATccacattttaatattttggtgCGTTTGGCATCCAATACTTCATATCGTTATATCAGTGTTACAAACTTCAACATTAGGTTAACTTAAGAATAAATATTTCACTCAGTAAATATGTCATTTGAAAACTATAGTAAACTTTTATTAGAAAGAAAGAGTGGCATTCCGATCATCTGCAGACTTTTCATGTCAACGTTTTACGCCAAACTTTATAATTGTTTATCAGATGAATAATCCAGCAGCTACTGAGCAACTCTGTCATCCAAATTATGAACACGGCAATGTTATATCGTTATATAGATAATGTACATATTATTATCACATATATATTGATCACGTAATAAATATTGCAAGAAAACATTCGACCAAGAACTGAGCTTTGTGAACTTTTTGAATGTCATCCATCCGTCAGAATTGACTATAATACTTTGATGTCACGTGTATTTCAACACACAGGTCCGGCTTTGTGGTCTATGAAGGGTACCGAAATTTCAGAGGGGCGTGGCTGTACCACTTCAGTGCCCCCGAGTACCTGTATGCCAACGCCACCATCTACCCACCCAATATCGACTTCTGCACCCCTAACCAAACAACTTGCCCCCCTACTGGCCTCCTCAATGTCAGCGAATGTTATTTCCGTATGTAAAGCAGTGGCACTGGAAGATAGtgtaaaatatgtaaaaagTCTGATAAATGTCCTTCTTCTGTACCTCGACAGTGAAATACAATAGATAGCTTCCTCGGGCAATGTAATCATCACATTAATCTTTATTGCAAAGAAGTATGTGAAAGCCTACATTCTCTCATGTGTAATGATGTTTGCGGCGCAACTCGCagatttcaaaacatttcaccCCACACCTTATACTGTTTTCTGTCATTGTGTTGTTGTGCAGTATGTATTTTGGaggcaaaataaaaatgtaaatgatgGATAGGTAGTAGAATGTTTAAAATATGGTTTTGACTATTGAACACTTATTCATGCTGCCTTAATTTCACAGTTTTACATCAACCATACGTAAAACCTGTTTAACATCCCACCCCTCAGCCACACACAAGTATAAACGGATTTGTAGTCCTATACTTGTCGAATACTAAATATCGATAATCTTGCATTTCGAACCAATAGAGGCCCCAGTGTACCTATCATCGCCGCATTTCCTGTACGGGGATGAAAGCCTGTTCGAATCGGTTATCGGCATGAAGCCTGACAAAGACGAACACGAGCTGGCAGTTGACATCGACCCGGTAACTATTATGATATACATGCAGGGCTTCTACTAAATCTACTTTCAAATTGCTAGAGGAGGCTAACCCATCAATACGTTTCCAAACttcatcataatatatatatatatatatatatatatatatatatatatatatatatatatatttatgtggtTCTAAAGTATAGTCTGGCACGGTTTACAGTAACAGGAACGAAATGTATATCGATAGAATTATgattatcgtcatcatcgtcaattttatttcataatcattaatacTCCTTCatttgttatcatcattgtcatctaTATTAATGTCATACTAACCATTATAGAGTGATTATCATGAACGGATTTAACACATGGTGATTAAAGATTTACTTTAAGAAAAAGCAAGGTACATCCCACAGCCCATATCCCACCAAATTAAGCCCTTTTATTTTCCCCGACTTCCTTTCTTCAAATGTTAATTATTATAtttcgtggttttttttttctagttgaAAGGCGTAACTatacttcaagaaaaaaaaatacatcccACTGCCCACTCCCACTAAATTAAGCCCTATTTCCCCCTAATTTCTGTGCTTCAATATTtcgtagtgtttttttttttcttttctagttGACAGGCGTAACTTTTCGAGGAGACTTGAGGGCACAAGTCAACATGAAAGTCGGACCTTATGACTTCATAGAGTGAGTCTTGTACACAGGGGGAATATCGCAACATGTTTACAGTAATGTTTCGAACCAACggcaacaaacaaacgaacaaacaaaagcaacattAATTGATAATAcggatgataatgatgataactataatgatgatgataacaataatacacgtgtaaaaataataataacaataataataataataataataataataagaagaagaagaagaagaagaagaagatgatgatgaagaagaagaggaataatgaggatgataatgataatgataacagccTTTATTTCTCCTGACATCACATCAGCCGATCAGCACTTATACtacgtacagtgtatgtgaataTTTGGACTGCTAAAAAGGAGATTCTGAATTCGAATCCTTTCTGTTACGTATATTCCCTTCCAGCAGCTTGTTTTAACCGGTAAAAGTAAAAGTTTTAAATCTTGTTCGTTGTGTTTAAGCTAGGGCTATTTAATCATAAGACAGAGAAACACGGGGCATTGTGTTGTTAATAGATTACAATGTCAAATCCTTTTTTAAATTAAATCAAGTTCTGCCAGAAAATCTCTACCGGTTGGTAGAAGCCTGAACTCCTGTTGCAAGTTCTTCAgtatttttatgttatattattatgtattgtcaagctgttgttgcttttttcatgTTGTTTCACAGGGGTGCAGCAAACGTGAGAGAGATGTACTTCCCGCTGGTTTGGCTGAATGAGGTAAATTGCCCATCATTATTACTTTGCTTCCATTTGATGTGCCGAAAATTCCCCTCATTCCCGTCTGTGCCGCATCCTCTCACGAAAGTAAAGACGAgtaaattcaattcagtttaattcatttttttgtaTCAAACGTTCTGAAAATATTTCGCAGTTGCAGGCATATAATAATGAACACCAAACAGGAAATTTGGGTATaagaatagataaataagtGTGAAAGACATGGATGCGGTCACAAAGAATGAAAGAACATCCTTATAGTCAGGTCAATTCGTGCAGAGTTTAGAAATACGGCAAATTTCTTGAATTATGCATATTACGCCTATGTTGctatattcatatttatctaTAGTAATATTGATACAACAATCTCTTCTGATCAGACCGTACGTTAAATATCTGTAGCGAAAAAAATCTTCACTTGGACAGGTATCGGCATTATTTTGATCTGGAACGAAATTCATACACACTCCGATACAATTCAAGATTACGTTACGCAACACATCCAATTTGTCGTAGTAGTATTCTAGGAAAGGATATTAATGATTAGTGAAGTGCTTAAATGAAGTGATGTAAAAAACAGGTATATGATGATATGCATAATTTCTTCCTATCTATTATATTTTCCATATCAAGTTTGCATTTTACAATGGTTGCTAAAAAGTGCAGTGAGAAAGCGACAATGATGCAACTCAGCGGGGCACTTTCTCACACAAActcttttgtgaaaaaaaaaaggacagaaacCTCCTCTAGCCGAAAAGACCCCTTGCGAGAATGCACATGATACTCCTAAGACGTAGACAAAAGTTTCCCATTGACTCACTCACTCCACGCATGCAGTCGGCGGAGTTACCCGAGGAGTACAGCAGACTGTACCGCAACTACGTCCAAATCAGCTCTTACGTCGTGCTCGCCGTCATTGTCCTGCTCATTTCCGTCGGTGGCGGGATCCTGGTCGGGATTGCCAGCTTTCTCGTCTGGCGGAGGTATTGGAAGAAGCCGGCGAAGAAGGAAGACGAATCCATGAAATCAATGGCAGTGAGTTTTTGTAACTTTTCTCAATCTGGCAATTAGTCAACTACCctttttatgaatgaaatatcaaGCGAATGACAAGCAAAATAATACACCCGATAGACTAGTAATTTCGTGTCGTGGCTACTTCTGGAATGTTGGGGTTGGAATAAGTTCTCCTACAAAGGAGTAGGCCAAACCCTACAGAGAAGTTAACTCTGacaccatggtaacaacatgCACTCAGTCTACGTGGTCGCAAATGCTCCTATTTTGAGTTTGGTGACAATCGGCATACGTATAAAAATCTGAAATGAATGGCCtctgttatgttatgttttacATTATAACACCCTCATCTGAAAGAAGCACATTCACCTTGATATAAACATTggcacattttattttatttatatatataatatatatattatatatatatatatatgaagagtttgtttgcaaaaaccgataagtccatatttgtcaaatggagatatttgcgattaaaggtcaagaaaaatatagagaataataagaaaatttttgcttcttttgaccataactttaaaaagataactttatatgtagtgaccaatatatcatttaaaaggtattattttgttctttatgacagagaccatacttcaaaatcttcgaaaatggacttatcggtttttgcaaacaaactcttcatatatatatatatatatatatttttttttttttttttttttggggggggggggggggggttcagcaTTCCTGGTTTAAAACActttataatttcatatttccGAAACATTTTGCTCTGTCTCATAAGTATTTATTAGACCATCGTGATGGTCATGGATGATCCTGAAATGCAGTAAGCTTGGCTGCGTCAAAGCGGCAGGAGACAAACAGacggttgtttgtttgttttttttttatataaaaaaattaTGGCAATAATTAATCTCCtcagtatttttcttatttcaatcattgtattgattgttattttgtattattattattattagcattgCCACTgttattctcattttcattattgtcattgtgattatttcatGTTCATTGCAGACTGACCAGGGAAAACAAGCAGAGGTTTACATAACAAAGAGGACAGCAGACAAAAGTATCCAGTGTGGCGAAGCGTTGGATGCCACCTAatcaaaaataatttcatatcttCGTTTTTTACACCTtgtgattgatatgaaaatagTTTATCTTCAGGAGCAATGTATCGTTCGGTTTGAAAGCGAAAGTGTTCATGAAGCTTCATACATCAATGTCAGTAACAAAGAAGTATGTATGGGACAAGACAACTTTACATCATTGCGCAAGTGTGCATTTCGTTATGAGCCCACGAACATGACGAAAACATCATTTTAAGGACGCAATTTATTTCACCATGAAGAGAATAGTAAGTAGTGATCCTTCTCTAAATCAGTGTCATTGACAACAAGAAATATATGATCTTAGTATTTTTGTTTCTCGAGACATctatatgtatgatatattttgatacgtgtatataaatatatgaatatgcgtgaaaaatgatgataataatgataatcaggaggaaaagaagaagagaaaaagaaggaggagcataatgataattataatacatCCACACTGTTTTCTACTTCATcgtgtatataatatgtgttgataaaagacatttttttcgTTAAAAATAGCAGATCATTATAGCTGGTATGTGCAATCAATATTAGAAGAAATATGCGTAATGATACAATGTTTTCATTTGTCAGATATATGGTTAATTATCTAGGAAAATTTACCCTTTGGGGGCAACTATTCAGTAGAGCTATGTAATTCGCCATACCACAGAACACTGACAACACCGCATCAAAACACACATGACGTGTAATCAGCGAGAAAAGGGCCGGTGGTCATAAAAATACAAGTGGAGAAGATATAAGAGGAAAATAAACGTGGACAAGAAggagaagagaaggaggagaaggaggaggaggaaggaatgaaggaagagaagcagaaaaaaaacaagtaaaagaagaatataataaaaaaagaattaaggAACACACTTATATCAAGAGAGATGTTTAAAAGATAAGGGAAAAGTTCATATAACTGATGGAGCCGTGCTATTTTTAcggaaattgattttttttcttatctgtGTTAAGATTAATAAACCTATGTGTGATGGTataatctgtttgtttgttgttgtttttttttggaaaaataatGTGTCTTCTAATTAATTTCTTGAATTTTAGTATCTATTGAGAATtaagaaatgagagagagagagagagggggggggggcagagagagAATAATATGGATGTTAACAATCGACCAATTTAGTTATTCTTCTCGGAAGGTATTCCAGCTAAATGAATTGAAACAGGAAACATTACGTTTTACATTTTACGTGTACGCATAATAAttattttacatgtattatgattGTAATCGAAccatgttcccccccccctccaaggACTCGGTGTTAGTCATGTAGATCTACATGCATTATGATTTTATACAGACATGCAGAGAAATATCAATATGAAGACATAACGATAATGTTCTcttgtgtattgtgtgtgtgcgcgcgcatgtTAATGTGTGCAGACCATTTTTTAATGCAGAAATACAGATCGGCCGTCATAAAGCAGTAAACAATGCTATATGAGGTAgacttttttttcgggggggggggggggggctgtacaATCATAATCATTCAGTATGTACTCCGTGTGGTTCCCACagaaggaggttcaagagatagAGCTCCGTCTGGCTATCAAACAGCTGTCAATTTTCTATGGTTGGTATGGATGCATAATAGAATTTCATAGGTGAGTTTGTGCCTTCGATGATCGGGGTTCGATGCCGACTTCTTAGCAATTTGAAGACTCATTTTAAACATAATTCCCGGTGTATTTTGCTTTTCAAATAAGATGTAACTTAATGTAGGGAGGTGCCGAATGGGGGCGGATGAGGagagagatatggagaaaaggGCGAGATGACGTGAagacggtgtgtgtgtgtatgtgtgtctatgatGGAGATGATTATACGGCACGCGGGTTCGGGTGGGAGGTCGTGCAGTCAATGAAGACAAACACTAGACAGGAGTCCTgtgaacagcaagcagagaggtCTCTTTTATTGACTcataataaagtcacaacacaATTACAGCTCCTAAAATGTACTTTAGGAGAACCCTTGAAACACTTTATGTGCACATCATCAAGTCCGCACATGTTTAACACCAAAACAACTCATTCATTATAACACACAGATACCAAGTGAGTTATTGTCTCTATAACTATATAAATCCACAATGGGATATCAACAATAGTATCATAACTAGTGAAAGCATCTGCCATATAATCAACTGTATGTGACATAACTCTCCCTCTGGGTGTTATTTCACTTATCATGACTGTTAAAAACCACTATAATACATTAAACAGACTGTAAATGGCTGgatacaaaatgttgtggaaccatttgatacaatgtaaatgtgttgTAACAATGTCTGCTTTTTAAAACACTGTGATGTCTATTCACACAAAGGGCTCACTCTATGGAATAAAATCATACTCTCCACACTTCATGATAAGCAGCCAGTGTCATGTCCACTCTGTTAGTGTAATGTCAGACCCCATATAGTAGGATAAAGGCTTTTTACATGTGTGACTACCAGTCctttcatatacatatacaatacataaCTTATTCACcattatttgtgaaaataataataCCTGTTTTGTTTTAGAGTCCAGCAAAGATCTGACTCAAACTAtgctattttgtttgaatgataataaaaacaaatgagacAGCAGTTCTCTCTTCACTGATTTGAATTGCTGAACAGTTTACCAGAGCCTGAATGCACCCATTATTAACACTTCCACATAACCCTTCTATAAGATCATCTTTGCTCTTAGAATAAAGTCACGCGATATCATCTGGATAAATCCTCTCTTCCACCAACCATTCCTAACATCTACAGATCACTTCGTCAGTCAAATCACCTATCCCTACTCAAAACAATTACAATCACACATCTGATGTACATAGGTCCCACTACATCAAATCTAGAATGTCAGCAAGATAAGATGGGGGCATAATAATGCTGAAAATTACATTATACCAAACTACTGCGGATCTTACAACTTTAGATCACAGGGTACACCaactatgaaaaacaaatgcaaatctaCACAATGTCTCAGCATAACAAACCTTAAATGATGGTAACGGCAGTGCAATACACCTGTATTCTTAACTCATCcattgtgtgtgtcaaaacTATTATGATCGATACTCAGGTAGCTTCTTAAATCTCTTGCTAGACGACACACTTACAAGATACCCTAgtcctagcccgaccagacgctgttaatacgctacgcgagctacgtatgtacagcggcgactgggctgtgtatagttacgtgttgggagcttcgttggtacagccctgtcgcgctacgtatgtacagcggcgactgggctgtgtatagttaccctAGTCCCTCCTATCAATACAGAATCTTACTCTATTAGGGGAAGCAAAAGGAATAATATTCCCTCTTACAACCTCAGtggtattacatcataaacccacAACACTgtacctacactgtacatctcTGACTCTATCTCTAAACTCTTCCACCTTAAATGCATTACCAAAATGTAGTGTAAATAAATAGCTTCCATCAAAAACCATCAACTCAGCATCTTATCACACTCTTATAGGCGCCCCATACTACACAGCACCATGTAATACCAGAGTACACAGATCACGCTAAACGCCCTATACTGTTACACAGCGCTACATTATACACTGTTCAGTACCGTAATTGGTCACGTACACAAACCTACGCAGGCCTGCAGCCCTTGCATTGTACTACTGCACTACGAATACATTGTGCGCACAAGACTACGGCAGCCGCAATTAActacatacacgtacacacaacaTACGTCCGTAGACTGACTTAACACAGGTACGTACATACACAAGTTACCGTGCATTTAGTGCCACTGAACAAAACCACCATCAACCAGAAACAAATAGAATGGCTTCATGTAAATTCTGACAAACACTCTCACTCCACATAATATGCCTGTTTGGCCCTTAAAACTCTTCATAACAATTACCAATACTGATAATACAGCACCGTAACATATAAGCACTGAAATTCTTGAGTAATTTGTGACGTTCTCATTTCCATCAACTCACCTgtgaacagcaagcagagaggtGCCTGCCACATGGGGGCGCCCCTCTGTTGCTGATGTCTCTACATAAttagtatagtaagggtactaggtctcgcgcagggacctaatgatcgcgcatagcgtaactgcgtatagcaagcgatattacgcgtaggactaagcgcaaaatttgccgatacgcccatggaataaacatacctgacttaccactcaacatgagaaggaagcaggtaagaaattttgatttccaacaaattttccactaagtttccaattttttaccttgtacaaacctaccttcccttaaaaatCTGtcctaaggatgttgtagcctagacgtgtcgtctcgcttgtctcgttcgtagtcgatagaattcgtaatttgttcgatcgatcgtttaccacgtgacgtcatcatacacaagaacaatgtatgctgccagctacgctgaaatactgttaataaaatccagttgttttaagtcaaattttaacacaacgattataatattacaaaggaataaatatttcagtctatcgaagttgaagtgtgatttcttgcgctaacttgtgatttatttgtgacaggggaggacCATaaccat is a window encoding:
- the LOC140235463 gene encoding lysosome membrane protein 2-like: MAVSTKKLVSWTVVGTIMTVIGIVLIPLSDFTVRTILEKEEILVPESMAYPLWRDVPLPIYMQFWFWNLTNPEEFLQGGPARLEELGPYSYREYRPKTNITHHDNGTVSYMNLKSFVFDREMSVGPESDTFVSINGPVFTIAYWLRNQKDPVQGIWELVHAISEAELIIEIPVGGFVWGYPDKYLELAQDILGEERVPSTNFGVLMTYNNSDDGIWTVYTGEDNIMDLNRMDMWNREKLLPYWTTDIANALNGTDGTIMHPYVEKTEEVYVFSTYVCRSGFVVYEGYRNFRGAWLYHFSAPEYLYANATIYPPNIDFCTPNQTTCPPTGLLNVSECYFQAPVYLSSPHFLYGDESLFESVIGMKPDKDEHELAVDIDPLTGVTFRGDLRAQVNMKVGPYDFIEGAANVREMYFPLVWLNESAELPEEYSRLYRNYVQISSYVVLAVIVLLISVGGGILVGIASFLVWRRYWKKPAKKEDESMKSMATDQGKQAEVYITKRTADKSIQCGEALDAT